The Ruminococcus bovis genome includes a region encoding these proteins:
- a CDS encoding spore coat protein CotJB produces the protein MMTERDILLKKLSSVAFAMFEIRLFLDTHPDSTDAMAKFDDLNDKYVKLKEKFEDEYGPLLSKDADSPVQWIKGPWPWEVQ, from the coding sequence ATGATGACTGAAAGAGATATTCTGCTTAAGAAACTAAGTTCGGTAGCATTTGCAATGTTTGAAATCAGACTTTTTCTAGACACTCACCCTGACTCAACAGATGCTATGGCTAAATTTGATGACTTAAATGATAAATATGTAAAACTGAAAGAAAAATTCGAAGATGAATACGGTCCACTACTGAGTAAAGATGCTGATAGTCCCGTTCAATGGATAAAAGGACCTTGGCCTTGGGAGGTGCAGTAA
- a CDS encoding SPFH domain-containing protein: MGLIKAIAGSANGVMADQWKEFFYCESMPKDVLVTKGVHRTGKRSSNTKGTDNVITNGSVLAVADGQCMLIVEQGKVVDICAEPGEYIFDSMTAPSVFTGGLGAGILDTFRDIGKRFTFGGDKPSDQRIYYINTKEILENKFGTPNPIPFRVVDKNIGLDVDVSVRCSGVYSYKIVNPILFYTNVCGNVQGDYTRGEIDSQLKTEFISALQPAFAKISDMQVRPSALPAHAEELSEAMNTALTAKWAQLRGIQVISIAMNPITLPPEDAEMIKQAQRTAVMRDPSMAAATLVGAQADAMKAAAENEAGAFTGFLGMGMAQQAGNAGNVNGLFQMGQQQQAQQYAQQQAQMQQPQQPQPTTAPQQSAGEDSWVCSCGATNTSKFCTNCGNKKPENDGSWICSCGAKNFGKFCTECGSKKPEEKKTFRCDKCGWTPEDPTSHPKFCPECGDIFDDNDIVK, encoded by the coding sequence ATGGGTCTTATAAAAGCTATTGCCGGTTCAGCAAATGGTGTTATGGCTGACCAGTGGAAAGAGTTTTTCTACTGCGAATCAATGCCAAAAGATGTTCTGGTAACAAAGGGTGTTCACCGTACAGGTAAGCGTTCATCAAATACAAAGGGTACTGACAATGTTATTACTAACGGTTCAGTGTTAGCAGTTGCTGACGGTCAGTGTATGTTAATTGTTGAACAGGGTAAGGTAGTAGATATTTGTGCAGAACCGGGTGAATATATTTTTGATAGTATGACTGCTCCTAGTGTCTTTACAGGTGGTTTAGGTGCAGGTATCTTAGATACTTTTAGAGATATTGGTAAGCGTTTTACTTTTGGTGGCGATAAGCCTTCTGATCAGAGAATTTACTATATCAACACTAAGGAAATTCTTGAAAATAAGTTTGGTACACCAAACCCAATTCCATTTAGAGTAGTTGATAAAAATATTGGTCTTGATGTTGATGTATCAGTTAGATGTAGTGGTGTTTACTCATACAAGATTGTAAACCCAATTCTATTCTATACAAATGTTTGTGGTAATGTTCAGGGTGACTATACCCGTGGTGAGATTGACTCTCAGCTAAAAACTGAGTTTATCTCAGCTTTACAACCGGCATTTGCAAAGATTTCCGATATGCAGGTTCGTCCATCAGCACTACCGGCTCATGCTGAAGAACTTTCAGAAGCAATGAATACTGCCCTAACTGCAAAGTGGGCACAGTTAAGAGGTATTCAGGTAATTTCAATTGCTATGAATCCTATTACACTTCCACCTGAAGATGCTGAAATGATTAAACAGGCTCAGCGTACTGCAGTTATGCGTGACCCTTCAATGGCAGCAGCAACACTGGTTGGTGCTCAAGCAGATGCTATGAAAGCAGCAGCAGAAAATGAAGCCGGTGCATTTACAGGCTTTTTGGGTATGGGTATGGCTCAACAGGCAGGTAATGCCGGTAATGTAAACGGTTTGTTCCAAATGGGTCAGCAACAACAGGCTCAGCAGTATGCTCAACAACAAGCACAAATGCAACAGCCTCAGCAACCACAACCAACTACTGCACCACAACAAAGTGCCGGTGAAGACAGTTGGGTATGTTCTTGTGGTGCTACAAATACAAGCAAATTCTGTACAAATTGTGGTAATAAGAAACCTGAAAATGATGGTTCTTGGATTTGCTCTTGTGGTGCAAAGAATTTCGGTAAATTCTGTACTGAATGTGGTTCTAAGAAACCTGAAGAAAAGAAAACTTTCCGTTGTGATAAGTGTGGTTGGACACCTGAAGATCCAACATCACATCCAAAGTTCTGCCCTGAATGTGGGGATATTTTTGATGACAACGATATTGTAAAGTAA
- a CDS encoding anaerobic ribonucleoside triphosphate reductase, with protein MITEITKRDGRKEPFEIEKITNAIFKAAQAIGGSNYEEAEDLANKVCDYIENVEKIPAPTVEHVQDTVEKMMIENGHARTAKEFILYRAERTRHREMNTKLMKIYEDLTFKSAKDNDVKRENANIDGDTAMGTMLKYGSEGAKQFYKMYILNPKHAKAHEDGDIHIHDLDFLTLTTTCCQIDLVKLFKGGFSTGHGYLREPNDIASYSALACIAIQSNQNDQHGGQSVPNFDYGMAPGVKKTYVKLYRQNLARAIELLAEVDDIDETVATASEIIEKAKELSGDQPSLQAGEEYAKAELPILVEMYGEQIGGKIQRFAKKHAEKEIDRSTYQAMEALIHNLNTMHSRAGAQIPFSSLNYGTDTTPEGRLVIKNILLAEDAGLGNNETPIFPIHIFKVKEGVNYNPGDPNYDLFKLAMKVSAKRLFPNFSFIDAPFNLPYYKPGHPETEIAYMGCRTRVMSNVYDPTREITYGRGNLSFTSINLPRLAILANKNIDFFFEQLDRMVDLVTEQLLERFEIQCQKKVLNYPFLMGQGIWLDSDKLNPNDEVREVLKHGTLTCGFIGLAECLKALTGKHHGESEESQRLGLEIVGYIRKKMNEATEKYHLNFSVIATPAEGLSGRFVRIDKEKFGIIPGVTDRDYYTNSFHVPVYYNISAFDKIRIEAPYHNLTNGGHISYIELDGDPTENLDAFESVIRYMKEQGIGYGSINHPVDRDPVCGHTGIIGDVCPKCGRKEGESGKGFERIRRITGYLVGTVDRFNDAKRAEVEDRVKHTLTTDCGCLDCEEAI; from the coding sequence ATGATTACTGAAATCACCAAGAGAGATGGTAGAAAAGAACCATTTGAAATTGAAAAAATAACTAATGCGATTTTTAAGGCAGCACAGGCAATTGGTGGCTCAAACTATGAAGAAGCTGAGGATTTAGCCAACAAGGTATGCGACTATATTGAAAATGTTGAGAAAATTCCTGCACCAACAGTTGAACATGTACAGGATACTGTTGAAAAGATGATGATTGAAAACGGTCATGCAAGAACAGCTAAGGAGTTCATTCTTTACAGAGCTGAAAGAACAAGACATAGAGAAATGAACACAAAGCTAATGAAGATTTATGAGGATCTAACTTTTAAATCAGCTAAAGATAATGATGTTAAGAGAGAAAATGCTAACATTGACGGTGATACTGCAATGGGTACTATGCTTAAATATGGTAGTGAAGGTGCTAAGCAGTTCTACAAAATGTACATTCTTAACCCTAAACACGCTAAGGCTCACGAAGATGGTGACATTCATATTCATGACCTTGACTTCTTAACACTAACAACTACTTGTTGTCAGATTGACCTTGTAAAGCTATTTAAGGGTGGTTTCTCTACAGGTCACGGTTATCTAAGAGAACCTAATGATATTGCTTCTTACTCAGCACTTGCTTGTATTGCTATTCAGAGTAACCAAAACGACCAGCACGGTGGTCAGTCAGTTCCTAACTTTGATTACGGTATGGCACCCGGTGTTAAGAAAACATATGTTAAGCTATATCGTCAGAACCTAGCAAGAGCTATTGAACTACTTGCAGAGGTTGATGACATTGACGAAACAGTTGCTACTGCAAGTGAAATTATTGAAAAGGCAAAGGAACTTAGTGGTGACCAGCCTTCTCTACAGGCAGGTGAAGAATATGCTAAGGCTGAACTTCCAATTCTTGTAGAAATGTATGGTGAACAAATCGGTGGTAAAATTCAGAGATTTGCTAAAAAACATGCTGAAAAAGAAATCGACCGTTCAACATATCAGGCTATGGAAGCACTTATCCACAACCTAAACACAATGCACTCAAGAGCAGGTGCTCAGATTCCATTCTCATCTCTAAACTATGGTACTGACACAACTCCTGAAGGCAGACTTGTTATTAAGAATATTCTTCTTGCTGAAGATGCAGGTCTTGGTAACAATGAAACTCCTATCTTCCCTATCCATATTTTCAAGGTTAAGGAAGGTGTTAACTATAATCCCGGTGACCCTAACTATGATTTATTCAAGTTAGCTATGAAGGTTTCTGCAAAGCGTCTATTCCCTAACTTTAGCTTTATTGACGCTCCATTTAACCTACCTTACTACAAGCCTGGTCATCCTGAAACAGAAATTGCATATATGGGTTGCCGTACAAGAGTTATGAGCAATGTTTATGACCCAACAAGAGAAATTACATACGGCAGAGGTAACCTATCATTTACTTCTATCAACCTACCTAGACTTGCAATTCTTGCTAATAAGAACATTGACTTCTTCTTTGAACAGCTAGACAGAATGGTTGACCTAGTTACTGAACAGCTACTTGAAAGATTTGAAATTCAGTGTCAGAAAAAGGTTCTTAACTACCCATTCCTAATGGGACAAGGTATTTGGCTAGACTCAGATAAGCTAAACCCTAATGATGAAGTTAGAGAAGTTCTAAAGCATGGTACACTAACTTGTGGTTTCATCGGTCTTGCTGAATGTCTAAAGGCTCTTACAGGTAAGCACCACGGTGAAAGTGAAGAAAGCCAAAGACTTGGTCTTGAAATTGTTGGTTACATTCGTAAAAAGATGAACGAAGCTACAGAAAAGTATCACCTAAACTTCTCAGTTATTGCTACTCCTGCAGAAGGTCTATCAGGTAGATTTGTTCGTATTGATAAAGAAAAATTCGGTATTATCCCGGGTGTTACAGACAGAGATTACTACACTAACTCTTTCCATGTACCTGTTTACTACAATATTTCAGCATTTGATAAGATTAGAATTGAAGCTCCTTATCATAACCTAACTAACGGTGGTCACATCAGTTACATTGAACTTGACGGTGACCCAACAGAAAACCTAGATGCTTTTGAATCAGTTATCAGATATATGAAAGAACAAGGCATTGGTTACGGCTCAATTAACCACCCTGTTGACAGAGACCCTGTATGTGGTCACACAGGTATTATCGGTGATGTTTGTCCTAAGTGTGGCAGAAAAGAAGGAGAATCAGGTAAGGGCTTTGAAAGAATCAGAAGAATTACCGGTTATCTTGTAGGTACTGTTGACCGTTTCAATGATGCTAAGAGAGCTGAAGTTGAAGACAGAGTAAAGCACACACTAACAACTGATTGTGGTTGTCTTGACTGTGAGGAGGCTATTTAA
- the nrdG gene encoding anaerobic ribonucleoside-triphosphate reductase activating protein: MADNIVRLAGVIKESIVDGPGIRMTVFTQGCPHHCEGCHNPETWDFEGGFDCEIEKLINTAKKDPLLQGLTFSGGEPFAQAKPLAKLAKMCHENGYNVFCYTGYTFEKLVSSFDTHPEWKELLEEVDYLVDGPFILAEKSLMLHFRGSKNQRLLDVKKSLAENKAIDAENV; encoded by the coding sequence ATGGCTGACAATATAGTCAGACTTGCCGGTGTAATTAAGGAATCTATCGTTGATGGTCCGGGAATTAGAATGACAGTTTTCACACAAGGTTGCCCTCACCACTGTGAGGGTTGCCATAATCCTGAAACTTGGGACTTTGAGGGTGGTTTTGATTGTGAGATTGAGAAGTTAATCAATACTGCTAAGAAAGACCCACTACTTCAAGGACTTACCTTTTCCGGTGGTGAACCATTTGCACAAGCTAAGCCACTTGCAAAACTAGCTAAAATGTGTCACGAAAACGGATATAATGTTTTCTGTTACACAGGTTATACATTTGAAAAGCTGGTTTCTTCCTTTGACACTCATCCTGAATGGAAAGAACTTTTAGAGGAAGTTGACTATCTGGTTGATGGTCCCTTTATTCTTGCTGAAAAAAGCTTAATGCTACACTTTAGAGGTAGCAAAAATCAGCGACTACTTGATGTTAAAAAGAGTTTAGCTGAGAACAAAGCTATTGATGCAGAGAATGTATAA
- a CDS encoding spore coat associated protein CotJA: MVEEIFKSYGISPIPSDYTEAMAYVPYQCNNPKFYSVAHGFEAGTMFPTLHKPFFGSKCTGGKNDD, encoded by the coding sequence TTGGTAGAAGAAATTTTTAAGAGTTATGGTATATCACCAATACCTTCTGATTATACAGAAGCTATGGCTTATGTGCCATATCAATGCAATAACCCAAAATTTTATTCAGTAGCACATGGTTTTGAGGCAGGGACAATGTTCCCTACCCTACACAAACCATTTTTCGGTTCTAAATGTACAGGTGGCAAAAATGATGACTGA
- a CDS encoding manganese catalase family protein: MFVYEKRLQYPIRIKQTNPKLAKIIITQYGGPDGELGASLRYLSQRYTMPFPELQATLTDIGTEELGHLEMIGTIVYQLTKDLTEDQLKDAGFDAYFVDHTTGVYPCDASGTPFSAGSMQVKGDAITDLHEDMAAEQKARSTYDNILRFCDDPDVIDPIRFLRAREVVHYQRFGENLRILTDRLDSKNFYAFNPEFDKNCLKKNRK, from the coding sequence ATGTTCGTGTATGAAAAAAGACTCCAGTACCCTATTAGAATAAAACAAACTAACCCAAAACTTGCCAAAATTATTATTACACAATATGGTGGACCTGATGGAGAGCTTGGTGCATCACTTAGATATTTAAGTCAGAGGTACACAATGCCATTTCCGGAACTTCAGGCAACACTTACCGACATAGGTACAGAAGAACTTGGCCACCTTGAAATGATAGGCACTATTGTTTATCAACTAACTAAAGACTTAACAGAAGACCAATTAAAAGATGCAGGGTTTGATGCTTATTTTGTTGACCATACCACCGGTGTTTATCCTTGTGATGCAAGTGGTACACCATTCTCAGCCGGTTCTATGCAAGTAAAAGGTGACGCAATAACCGACTTACACGAAGATATGGCAGCAGAACAAAAAGCTAGGTCAACATATGACAACATACTGAGATTTTGTGATGACCCGGATGTTATTGACCCGATTAGGTTCTTACGAGCAAGAGAGGTTGTACATTATCAACGATTTGGTGAAAACCTACGAATACTGACTGACCGACTTGACAGCAAGAATTTTTATGCCTTTAATCCTGAATTTGACAAAAACTGCTTAAAGAAAAACAGAAAATGA
- a CDS encoding TPM domain-containing protein, whose product MKKRVVSIIFAIFLVSLSVLPVFAESQGANKYGRLVDNAQLLSDIEYAQLKEHIDTVSEKYTFDVVIVTEKSIGDKTPTEYADDFFDYKGYGEGDNHDGILFLLDMENRKWAISTTGAGIPYFTDYGQEKIMDDVKPYLSDGEYYDAFDTFVTMCDDYIDKAINDEPYDVGNQPKTIIPIYYIIFGGVGIGVLVGFIVVLVMKSKLKSVRMQPLANSYVKSGSFNVIERSDLYLYRHVSKTAKPKDNGGSSGGGSSTHTSSSGTSHGGSSGSF is encoded by the coding sequence ATGAAAAAAAGAGTTGTTTCAATTATTTTTGCAATTTTTCTGGTGTCATTGTCTGTACTTCCTGTATTTGCAGAAAGTCAGGGTGCTAATAAATACGGTAGACTTGTTGATAATGCACAGTTGCTTTCAGATATAGAGTATGCCCAACTAAAGGAACACATTGATACTGTATCAGAAAAATATACATTTGATGTTGTTATTGTTACTGAAAAGTCTATTGGTGATAAAACACCTACAGAATATGCTGATGATTTCTTTGACTATAAGGGTTATGGTGAGGGAGATAATCACGATGGTATTCTTTTCTTGCTGGATATGGAAAATAGAAAATGGGCTATCAGTACAACAGGTGCCGGTATTCCATATTTCACAGACTATGGTCAAGAAAAAATTATGGATGATGTTAAGCCATACTTAAGTGACGGTGAATACTACGATGCTTTTGATACATTTGTTACAATGTGTGATGACTATATTGATAAGGCTATAAATGATGAACCATATGATGTAGGCAATCAGCCTAAGACTATAATTCCAATATACTATATTATATTCGGTGGTGTAGGTATAGGTGTCTTAGTTGGTTTCATTGTTGTACTTGTTATGAAGTCAAAGCTAAAGTCTGTTCGTATGCAACCATTAGCAAATAGTTATGTTAAGAGTGGTTCATTTAATGTTATAGAACGCAGTGACCTTTACTTATATCGTCATGTAAGCAAAACTGCTAAGCCAAAGGACAATGGTGGTAGCAGTGGTGGTGGATCCAGTACACATACCAGCTCATCAGGTACTTCTCACGGTGGTTCAAGTGGTAGCTTCTAA